In a genomic window of Penaeus vannamei isolate JL-2024 chromosome 10, ASM4276789v1, whole genome shotgun sequence:
- the LOC113806262 gene encoding probable pyruvate dehydrogenase E1 component subunit alpha, mitochondrial isoform X4, whose translation MLSKFIRSVVQQGHANQRALAPFMTSSVRNSGTATEATFETRPYKLHKLETPPNSTTSCTRDEALTFYTQMQMIRRMESAASNLYKEKAIRGFCHLYSGQEAICVGIKGALRAQDSVITAYRDHGWAYVMGCSVTSIMAELTGRTQGMARGKGGSMHMYAKNFYGGNGIVGAQVPVGAGIALANKYLENNGINVSLYGDGAANQGQLFEAYNIAKLMNLPAVFICENNGYGMGTSVDRASASTNYYTRGDYVPGIWIDGMDVLSVKEAISYCVEHCTSGKGPLVLEVATYRYHGHSMSDPGTSYRTRDEIQEVRQTRDPIMLFKERILSADLVTAEELKKIDGEVRKEVDEAVKIAKTDKEIAVQELAADVYSNPLEITIRGTTPYDPYTHQRLSKIINQH comes from the exons AGAGCCTTGGCACCTTTTATGACCTCTTCAGTAAGGAACAGTGGAACAGCAACTGAAGCAACCTTTGAGACAAGACCCTACAAATTGCACAAACTTGAGACGCCCCCAAACAGCACGACGTCATGCACTCGGGACGAAGCCCTCACTTTTTATACGCAGATGCAGATGATCAGGAGAATGGAGAGTGCTGCTAGCAACCTCTACAAGGAAAAG GCTATTCGTGGATTTTGCCATTTGTACAGTGGCCAAGAAGCTATTTGTGTTGGTATCAAGGGAGCTCTGAGGGCACAAGACTCTGTCATCACTGCCTACCGAGACCATGGATGGGCGTACGTCATGGGTTGCAGCGTCACAA GTATCATGGCAGAATTGACGGGAAGGACACAAGGAATGGCCAGAGGCAAAGGAGGTTCCATGCATATGTACGCTAAGAACTTCTACGGTGGTAATGGTATTGTAGGTGCCCAGGTGCCTGTAGGTGCCGGCATCGCCCTCGCTAACAAGTACTTGGAGAACAATGGTATCAATGTCAGTCTTTATGGTGATGGAGCTGCCAATCAG GGCCAGCTTTTTGAAGCATACAACATAGCCAAGCTGATGAATTTGCCAGCCGTATTTATTTGTGAGAATAATGGTTATGGCATGGGTACTAGTGTTGACCGAGCCTCAGCCTCAACCAACTACTACACTCGTGGAGACTACGTGCCTGGAATATGG ATTGATGGTATGGATGTACTGAGTGTGAAGGAGGCCATCAGTTACTGCGTAGAGCATTGCACTTCTGGAAAAGGACCTTTAGTCCTGGAGGTCGCAACATACCGCTACCACGGTCATTCCATGTCTGACCCTGGTACATCTTATCGTACACGTGATGAAATCCAGGAGGTCCGTCAGACCAGAGATCCAATCATGCTCTTTAAGGAACGCATTCTGTCTGCAGATTTGGTTACAGCTGAAGAGCTCAAG AAAATCGATGGTGAAGTGCGCAAGGAAGTTGATGAGGCTGTCAAGATTGCAAAGACAGACAAGGAAATTGCTGTCCAGGAGTTGGCGGCTGATGTTTATTCTAACCCTCTGGAGATTACCATCCGAGGCACTACTCCTTATGATCCATACACACATCAGCGTCTCAGCAAAATTATTAACCAACATTGA
- the LOC113806262 gene encoding probable pyruvate dehydrogenase E1 component subunit alpha, mitochondrial isoform X3 → MLSKFIRSVVQQGHANQVSKATKIAQTCEEMAKRALAPFMTSSVRNSGTATEATFETRPYKLHKLETPPNSTTSCTRDEALTFYTQMQMIRRMESAASNLYKEKAIRGFCHLYSGQEAICVGIKGALRAQDSVITAYRDHGWAYVMGCSVTSIMAELTGRTQGMARGKGGSMHMYAKNFYGGNGIVGAQVPVGAGIALANKYLENNGINVSLYGDGAANQGQLFEAYNIAKLMNLPAVFICENNGYGMGTSVDRASASTNYYTRGDYVPGIWIDGMDVLSVKEAISYCVEHCTSGKGPLVLEVATYRYHGHSMSDPGTSYRTRDEIQEVRQTRDPIMLFKERILSADLVTAEELKKIDGEVRKEVDEAVKIAKTDKEIAVQELAADVYSNPLEITIRGTTPYDPYTHQRLSKIINQH, encoded by the exons AGAGCCTTGGCACCTTTTATGACCTCTTCAGTAAGGAACAGTGGAACAGCAACTGAAGCAACCTTTGAGACAAGACCCTACAAATTGCACAAACTTGAGACGCCCCCAAACAGCACGACGTCATGCACTCGGGACGAAGCCCTCACTTTTTATACGCAGATGCAGATGATCAGGAGAATGGAGAGTGCTGCTAGCAACCTCTACAAGGAAAAG GCTATTCGTGGATTTTGCCATTTGTACAGTGGCCAAGAAGCTATTTGTGTTGGTATCAAGGGAGCTCTGAGGGCACAAGACTCTGTCATCACTGCCTACCGAGACCATGGATGGGCGTACGTCATGGGTTGCAGCGTCACAA GTATCATGGCAGAATTGACGGGAAGGACACAAGGAATGGCCAGAGGCAAAGGAGGTTCCATGCATATGTACGCTAAGAACTTCTACGGTGGTAATGGTATTGTAGGTGCCCAGGTGCCTGTAGGTGCCGGCATCGCCCTCGCTAACAAGTACTTGGAGAACAATGGTATCAATGTCAGTCTTTATGGTGATGGAGCTGCCAATCAG GGCCAGCTTTTTGAAGCATACAACATAGCCAAGCTGATGAATTTGCCAGCCGTATTTATTTGTGAGAATAATGGTTATGGCATGGGTACTAGTGTTGACCGAGCCTCAGCCTCAACCAACTACTACACTCGTGGAGACTACGTGCCTGGAATATGG ATTGATGGTATGGATGTACTGAGTGTGAAGGAGGCCATCAGTTACTGCGTAGAGCATTGCACTTCTGGAAAAGGACCTTTAGTCCTGGAGGTCGCAACATACCGCTACCACGGTCATTCCATGTCTGACCCTGGTACATCTTATCGTACACGTGATGAAATCCAGGAGGTCCGTCAGACCAGAGATCCAATCATGCTCTTTAAGGAACGCATTCTGTCTGCAGATTTGGTTACAGCTGAAGAGCTCAAG AAAATCGATGGTGAAGTGCGCAAGGAAGTTGATGAGGCTGTCAAGATTGCAAAGACAGACAAGGAAATTGCTGTCCAGGAGTTGGCGGCTGATGTTTATTCTAACCCTCTGGAGATTACCATCCGAGGCACTACTCCTTATGATCCATACACACATCAGCGTCTCAGCAAAATTATTAACCAACATTGA
- the LOC113806262 gene encoding probable pyruvate dehydrogenase E1 component subunit alpha, mitochondrial isoform X2, producing MLSKFIRSVVQQGHANQYSAWSGARNTASLMWTDFWELSMRALAPFMTSSVRNSGTATEATFETRPYKLHKLETPPNSTTSCTRDEALTFYTQMQMIRRMESAASNLYKEKAIRGFCHLYSGQEAICVGIKGALRAQDSVITAYRDHGWAYVMGCSVTSIMAELTGRTQGMARGKGGSMHMYAKNFYGGNGIVGAQVPVGAGIALANKYLENNGINVSLYGDGAANQGQLFEAYNIAKLMNLPAVFICENNGYGMGTSVDRASASTNYYTRGDYVPGIWIDGMDVLSVKEAISYCVEHCTSGKGPLVLEVATYRYHGHSMSDPGTSYRTRDEIQEVRQTRDPIMLFKERILSADLVTAEELKKIDGEVRKEVDEAVKIAKTDKEIAVQELAADVYSNPLEITIRGTTPYDPYTHQRLSKIINQH from the exons AGAGCCTTGGCACCTTTTATGACCTCTTCAGTAAGGAACAGTGGAACAGCAACTGAAGCAACCTTTGAGACAAGACCCTACAAATTGCACAAACTTGAGACGCCCCCAAACAGCACGACGTCATGCACTCGGGACGAAGCCCTCACTTTTTATACGCAGATGCAGATGATCAGGAGAATGGAGAGTGCTGCTAGCAACCTCTACAAGGAAAAG GCTATTCGTGGATTTTGCCATTTGTACAGTGGCCAAGAAGCTATTTGTGTTGGTATCAAGGGAGCTCTGAGGGCACAAGACTCTGTCATCACTGCCTACCGAGACCATGGATGGGCGTACGTCATGGGTTGCAGCGTCACAA GTATCATGGCAGAATTGACGGGAAGGACACAAGGAATGGCCAGAGGCAAAGGAGGTTCCATGCATATGTACGCTAAGAACTTCTACGGTGGTAATGGTATTGTAGGTGCCCAGGTGCCTGTAGGTGCCGGCATCGCCCTCGCTAACAAGTACTTGGAGAACAATGGTATCAATGTCAGTCTTTATGGTGATGGAGCTGCCAATCAG GGCCAGCTTTTTGAAGCATACAACATAGCCAAGCTGATGAATTTGCCAGCCGTATTTATTTGTGAGAATAATGGTTATGGCATGGGTACTAGTGTTGACCGAGCCTCAGCCTCAACCAACTACTACACTCGTGGAGACTACGTGCCTGGAATATGG ATTGATGGTATGGATGTACTGAGTGTGAAGGAGGCCATCAGTTACTGCGTAGAGCATTGCACTTCTGGAAAAGGACCTTTAGTCCTGGAGGTCGCAACATACCGCTACCACGGTCATTCCATGTCTGACCCTGGTACATCTTATCGTACACGTGATGAAATCCAGGAGGTCCGTCAGACCAGAGATCCAATCATGCTCTTTAAGGAACGCATTCTGTCTGCAGATTTGGTTACAGCTGAAGAGCTCAAG AAAATCGATGGTGAAGTGCGCAAGGAAGTTGATGAGGCTGTCAAGATTGCAAAGACAGACAAGGAAATTGCTGTCCAGGAGTTGGCGGCTGATGTTTATTCTAACCCTCTGGAGATTACCATCCGAGGCACTACTCCTTATGATCCATACACACATCAGCGTCTCAGCAAAATTATTAACCAACATTGA